In Penaeus vannamei isolate JL-2024 chromosome 13, ASM4276789v1, whole genome shotgun sequence, the sequence GTCGTGTCTCCTCTTATATTTTAATCCTCTTATTTCCGTCTCTTTCTTGACAgcatattgtcatatatattaaCAACTAGCGATCATATCTTTAATTTAGCAATTGAGTAATTCATGAAACAAATACACCAAATGTACCGTCAGGCAACGTGCACCATTTCCTTCAGTTATTCCGCCTATTTCATAACACAAATAAATTAACTAAATCATCTTAATTCCAGattattctctcttttcagtTCAGGCTCCCAACGTCAGGTCTTTAATGGTTCTCGCAGTTACGGCCGCGCTGATGTGGACTCTCCATGTCACATATAATTCAcaaaactatatatttataccatCAACAGGTAAGGACTTCCGGTTTTATGAGCTCTTGGGTCGGCCccgtttaatgttttatttttcctgtttaaTGTGCTGCGTGCAAGGGATTtataatcgttgttgttgtttctgttgttgctaaTTTCAGGTATGACTTGCTGTTGCCATTTCTGATATAAGCAGAATTATCATAATCGTTTTGATTACTcccattgtttttatttctgttgtcggttattatcattattgttcaatcatcataattatctatgtaattattttttatagctATTACTCATGTTAGTAttggcattagcattattattgctatttttcgattattataatcatcgacaTATCTGTGATCACAGATACCCTCAGTACTCATGTAattatcaattaatatatatcaacACTATTACTATTGTGGTAGTTGCTGTTGCCGCATTAATTTCAGTTGATACCGGCaagtattgttattgtcgttatcacaattattgtccttgtcattattactattatattattactatcagtagtagtaattattattattattaaatattattattattatcattattattattatcattattattattattattattattaccaccattattaccattaccaccaccatcatcgtcgaTGTCGATGACGATAACGCTATGATCAACGTCGTCGTCGTcgacaccataatcattatcatgtctaccattctcattattgctatcatagatattgtcattattatgtatattataatatatatcattactttcatttataATCATGATGTCAATGGTAAGGGGAATAATGTCAGTGGtacgtataataatgataatgggagtaTTCTGAGTTACAATACAACGAGAAGGTAAAAGTATTACATGAATTAATATAGTTATTTCAGGATCTATttgttacattctctctctctctctctctctctctctctctctctctctctctctctctctctctctctctctctctcactcttcccccctctcattctctctctctttctctctctgtctctgtctctctctctctctctctctctctctctctctctctctctctctctctctctatatatatatatatatatatatatatatatatatatatatctttctcgttcttcttctctctctctctttatctctctctctctttctctctctccctctctctctctctctctctctctctctctctctctctctctctctctctctctctgtctctctctctctctctctctctctctctctctctctgtctctctctctctctctctctgtctctctctctctctctctgtctctctctctctctctctgtctctctctatctctctctctctgtctctctctctgtctctctgtctctctctctctctctgtctctctctctctctctctctctctctctctctctctctctctctctctctctctctctctctctctctctctctctctctctctctctctctctctctgtctgtctctctctctctctctctctgtctgtctctctctctctctctctgtctgtctgtctctctctctctctctctctctgtctctctctctctctctctctctctctctctctctctctctctgcgtgtgtgcgtgcgtgcgtgcgtgcgctcgtTTTTGCGCTTACGCGTtcgttcttgtattttttttccatttacaaGTTGCTGTTCCTAATCTCATATGTATCTCATCGGCTAAACCACCTTTTTTCTGCATATTTTCTTCCAGCAACGACGTCGACAAGGAAAGATACAATTGTCTATGGGCCTACGTTAACTAACATAACTGGGAACTTATCAGTTACAACAGAACAAGCTACTAGTATGCCAAGATTAAGTCGTGAAAATAAAAGTACGCAAGAGGCGACGAGTACACCGACTGAGGCATCAATCGCGAAAGCAGAGAACTGGAAGCCGTTACGGACAGGTGCACGAGGCAATGTACCCATAACGACCATTCCTTTTCAGCAAGTCACGCCTCCACCAACATCGCAAACACACTACACGTCACCGTTGGCTAAAGCGAGCGAAAAAATCTCTAATGTGGACTCTCAGTCCCTGACCGAAACGGACTGGAAGGCGAAGCCGAGTCAACACTCGCCGTTCGAACTCCTGGCGACGGCTTCGACGAAAAACGTTACCGTCATTCAGCGTGACTACTCTCGGAAGCCGTCCATCCTCTGGCCACTGGACGCGAACTGTTCGAGGTATTATAAATTTTGTTGGGATTACtgtttcattgtaattattattgtcattattattgattatgggCCAGTTTGTTAAGATTGTGGGAAGACCTGcccaataaatatttatacatacggacatgcatattcatagaaataaatgcatatctctaCCTGTCTGACAGATTTACAGTTATACGTCTacctatccggtagatatgcatgtctagattgatagatgtgtATTCATTTCGGTATATATGAACATCCGTATGGGtctggcctcgcacaattttaacaaaccggtcgtaTAACTCTACTTATAATTATACTATGCATTATTACCTTCTCCAAACCGAGGAGGTAGCATTTTACCAGCTGTCTGTTGGATTATTGGCTTATCAACAAAATTGTTTTAAAAATTAGACAAATTGTATTAAAGATTTAAAAATAGGTTAATCATTCACGAGGGACTAGTTGATTGGCATCTGATTGTGATCCGGATCCGAGTATGGATTTGGGATCCAGTTCAAAGATTAGTTGTCAGTATGATTATGATAGGGATTGGTTGGCTAGAAATGTGCTTTTCCTCTTTGAAATGTGTTAAATTACAATTTAAAGTCCGTGTTCTCTGCACTAGTAGAGGTCTGCAATCTGTGAATGCGtgctagttattatcattcctttattttcatattatcacaGATATGACtgcctcatcaccatcgttactaCTATAATTTTTCATCGCtctcgtcatcattatgattattaacatttgtattgcaccattatcattatttttgttccatAATTATCCCTATCATAGAATTCATAATTACATGATTATTACTGCAATCAAAATCAcatttcatgtttttgttattatcatcattatgaacagtGATATTAAGGTTATTAAATATTATCGTTGACCTCAAAAGGTCATAATTAATTTTCATTGCATTCATatttgatgatactgatattactattgttactcctATTTCAGATGATAATGCTGGCAtttttatcggtattattatattCAGCATTGCTATTATCTGCATCCCCCAGTTCCTTCCTCGTTGTCATCGggaggcttaggagatggagactgaggctCAATGTAGGGAATCGCACCGTACCTTAAGCCTCAGCCTTcggctcaactaattttgcatggtcttttcttctccccctttcctcttctgtatcttcttcgtcctcttcttgtcACATTCCCAAGGCGTGAGATCCGTGCTGaatggatgaaaggctggctttgtgccagtcatgaacggcctctgGAAACCATAGGCACGGCATTCCCTTGGTTAATGGCCTAGTCCTCACCCCTTGTGGGGATTCATTTTATTCAGGCACaacatggccaataatgaagattctttaacCTTATTTAGGGTATTatggcttgccccttcatcaactagctcATCTAAATTTTATTTCATTGGTTTTCCGGCCCATgtccctcctttgaccacggctctgaCCACTGTTACTAATACTTCCTCCTCGAcgtttactgacaactctatccatttcGAACCACCCACCTTCAGAATCCACCTCGTTTTCTCTCCCAACATTTTCCACTCCATCTCCTTCAATGtgatgaccgttcaaattgccctgcttagtcacgtacatgtgccaattgtggtggctcccataatgtattttatagtagCTGCCCTGCCCATAAgctcgaatgtgaggtagcagttctgaAATTCAAGttaggcctcactctacgtgaGGTCAGACAGGAAGCTAGgcgacgaggtttttctctttctatttattccatAAATTGTCCTTCACTCtgctcctctctcatcttctctagATGTCTCAACTTCGCCCACagtttctcttccctctacctcgaacCATTCTACccatactccccctctccccccaatcaAATTCCTTTGCCAGTCTAAGTCCAGATACTCCAATATCTACCACTTCCTCGATACCTGCCCCACCTCCTCACTTTATCAGCATTATGCTCTCCtacactttcctcctctcctcagatGTCTATCTGATCTTCTCCGCACAAGAGAACCTTTCTTTCTCAATCCTCTTCACCCAGTTCCCTCTAGAAaatcttgaagacatccaaaacttcccaAAGATGACCCAAGGAAACACTCTGCTCCCTCATTCACCTTCCAATCCATCTGTGGCCACTCCCTCTACagttaaagtatttgcagatatatcCTCCCCTTCaagttccccccacccccttcctcctacactctcCTAACACACCTGTCTTCTCTACCACTCCCACCTGAATGCTCACCCAAATCCCTTTTGTCACAAGTGTCCCtttccagacccctcccctcctaacgCTTCCTGAtactccaccaccttcaccaatCCCCCTTCTTATCCTCCGGTTTCTTATCCTCCTGTTTTCCTTGACCAATGCCCCTATTCCCTCCGTAGTCACAGATACACTGTatcactcaatcgccctaccccttaacccttccttttttactaatctctgctctacttcatttgctcccatcttttccctttttactaGTCATACTATTCTATAACGTTCTCCAATCTTTgacaactaatatattttatccgTCTTCAACACTTTTTTACCCTTGTTGcgacaatactttaccatagtgctatatgactttTAATGTCTGGCACATTTACcatttattatctgtattatcctTCATTTGTACTGGCAACatgtacattttcattattattgttaaccgtaaccagtatcattatcatcattacaagtaTCTGTTAACCgtaactagtatcattatcatcattacaagtaTCTGTTAACCgtaactagtatcattatcatcattacaagtaTCTGTTAACCgtaactagtatcattatcatcattacaagtaTCTGTTAACCgtaaccagtatcattatcatcattacaagtaTCTGTTAACCgtaaccagtatcattatcatcattacaagtaGCTAATTATCGACACTACTAATATACAGCGCTCATACAGTTACAAGTTGTGGTTCGGGCTGCGAGTCCCCAGCACCtggctcctctcctttccccgctCGGGTAATACCTGGACCCGTTACCTGCTGGAGGCTGCTACGGGTGTCGTCACTGGCTCTGTTTACCATTCCAAGTATCTTAAGGGTTTAGGTATTACGGATCGCCATTGTTTGATGTGGTCATGTTTAAGATATTTTTTGAGACATGCGGATAAatgtttccctcttttttctctttcttcttgtttgttgttttcttttcttttcttttattttattttatcacttATGAGGACGAGCCTGAAAATGTCTCAACTTGACAGGTTATATGGGCGAGGACGACCCTCTGTGGTGGCGAACTTCCCTCGTCATCAAGACTCATTCACTCCTTCCGCTTCGCATCCACCCAGACTACCCTGTCATAGCTATCATCAGGAACCCCGCCAGGTATCTGTATCAGGAAGGGTATACTTCCTCCGTTGACTCGCCTTCATATTGAAATCTTGTTTTTACTATGCCTGCATTTTTGTGGTCTTTATTTCTTACTTATGCAGACAACTTCCGGGTACATAGCTATTTTAAAAAAACATGTACTAGGTTAGAGCAATGACAAATATGTATTAATTCAGCCATGTTGAATGCTGTTCATCAAAGAATTACACATGCAAATTAGC encodes:
- the LOC113803021 gene encoding uncharacterized protein isoform X2, which gives rise to MDSFYNTIECPKCKQQCKFDVNKCIFRNLPILWLIESVQAPNVRSLMVLAVTAALMWTLHVTYNSQNYIFIPSTATTSTRKDTIVYGPTLTNITGNLSVTTEQATSMPRLSRENKSTQEATSTPTEASIAKAENWKPLRTGARGNVPITTIPFQQVTPPPTSQTHYTSPLAKASEKISNVDSQSLTETDWKAKPSQHSPFELLATASTKNVTVIQRDYSRKPSILWPLDANCSSYKLWFGLRVPSTWLLSFPRSGNTWTRYLLEAATGVVTGSVYHSKYLKGLGYMGEDDPLWWRTSLVIKTHSLLPLRIHPDYPVIAIIRNPARSILSFWNYWNIEADSQKFTGSIDYSYYLTPEFHEFAYIKLQKWRATYEYVLKNTTKLHVVFYEKLRESPIKEVRKMLKFLGVKPDEDRLACLSRHTEGRVKGAQKESDPYSLHEKMNMFSVVQAINSLLKERGFTDLPDYEF
- the LOC113803021 gene encoding uncharacterized protein isoform X1, which codes for MAAPEASEGCVWPPPLVPFLLRLAARERMVSVTMVVRLFQAPNVRSLMVLAVTAALMWTLHVTYNSQNYIFIPSTATTSTRKDTIVYGPTLTNITGNLSVTTEQATSMPRLSRENKSTQEATSTPTEASIAKAENWKPLRTGARGNVPITTIPFQQVTPPPTSQTHYTSPLAKASEKISNVDSQSLTETDWKAKPSQHSPFELLATASTKNVTVIQRDYSRKPSILWPLDANCSSYKLWFGLRVPSTWLLSFPRSGNTWTRYLLEAATGVVTGSVYHSKYLKGLGYMGEDDPLWWRTSLVIKTHSLLPLRIHPDYPVIAIIRNPARSILSFWNYWNIEADSQKFTGSIDYSYYLTPEFHEFAYIKLQKWRATYEYVLKNTTKLHVVFYEKLRESPIKEVRKMLKFLGVKPDEDRLACLSRHTEGRVKGAQKESDPYSLHEKMNMFSVVQAINSLLKERGFTDLPDYEF